Proteins encoded in a region of the Frondihabitans sp. 762G35 genome:
- a CDS encoding ABC transporter substrate-binding protein, giving the protein MKNVVRAGAVALTAALLVTGCTSTSGGGSATGSAGGTLTILTAAPKIDLDPAKSQNLAITTLGLVERRLTTWKIVPGKTPEVVPDLATTTGTASDDGKTWSYTLKDGLKFADGSPITTADIKYGIERSFADQLAGGLGYHKTLLVGGSDYKGPYSGKELSSIETPDSKTIVFHLDAAYGDWPWIASMPAFTPVPKAKDKPATYGQNPVASGPYQVASFSQGSQLTLKRNPNWSEATDSVRTAGPDQVVFKMGQDESTTTQTLIADNGDARNSFGAGYLGAAELAQVKANPDAAKRLATSQAGPLSYLAINTQSGALKDLAVRQALEYAVDKKSFLIASGGSSAGQTASTLITPGIAGRQSYDLYPAGADGDVAKAKSLLEKAGRSSGLSLRLLTQNDSASLAQAQALQQGIERAGIKVTLKPEDQTSFYSDATATSANYDLALYSWQPDFPSANANIQPLFASSEIGSGGNNVSHYSNPEVDALIAKASATVDQAAAQKLWAQADKLILQDAPVVPLTYAKQSFLHGSNVQNFFIASFPAYPNYLTLSLSK; this is encoded by the coding sequence ATGAAAAACGTCGTCCGCGCGGGAGCCGTCGCTCTCACCGCCGCCCTCCTCGTCACGGGCTGCACCTCCACCTCCGGCGGTGGGTCCGCCACGGGTTCCGCCGGCGGGACCCTGACGATCCTCACCGCGGCGCCGAAGATCGACCTCGATCCGGCCAAGAGCCAGAACCTCGCCATCACGACCCTCGGTCTCGTCGAGCGCCGCCTGACGACGTGGAAGATCGTGCCGGGCAAGACCCCCGAGGTCGTCCCCGACCTGGCCACGACCACCGGCACCGCGAGCGACGACGGCAAGACCTGGAGCTACACGCTGAAGGACGGCCTGAAGTTCGCCGACGGCAGCCCGATCACGACGGCCGACATCAAGTACGGCATCGAACGGTCCTTCGCCGACCAGCTCGCGGGCGGTCTCGGCTACCACAAAACCCTCCTCGTGGGCGGCTCCGACTACAAGGGTCCGTACTCCGGCAAGGAGCTCTCCTCCATCGAGACGCCGGATTCCAAGACGATCGTCTTCCACCTCGACGCCGCCTACGGCGACTGGCCGTGGATCGCCTCGATGCCCGCCTTCACGCCCGTGCCCAAGGCGAAGGACAAACCGGCCACCTACGGCCAGAACCCGGTCGCCTCGGGCCCGTATCAGGTGGCGTCGTTCTCGCAGGGCAGCCAGCTCACGCTGAAGCGCAACCCGAATTGGAGCGAAGCCACCGACTCCGTCCGGACGGCCGGTCCCGACCAGGTCGTCTTCAAGATGGGCCAGGACGAGAGCACGACCACCCAGACGCTCATCGCCGACAACGGCGACGCCCGGAACAGCTTCGGCGCCGGTTACCTCGGTGCGGCGGAGCTCGCGCAGGTGAAGGCCAACCCCGACGCCGCGAAGCGCCTCGCCACCTCCCAGGCCGGCCCCCTGTCGTACCTCGCGATCAACACGCAGAGCGGTGCCCTGAAAGACCTGGCCGTGCGCCAGGCCCTCGAGTACGCCGTCGACAAGAAGTCGTTCCTGATCGCCTCCGGCGGGTCCTCGGCCGGTCAGACCGCCTCGACGCTCATCACTCCCGGAATCGCCGGCCGCCAGAGCTACGATCTCTACCCGGCCGGAGCCGACGGCGACGTCGCGAAGGCGAAGTCGCTCCTCGAGAAGGCGGGCCGGTCGTCCGGGCTCAGCCTGCGGCTCCTGACGCAGAACGACTCCGCGTCGCTCGCTCAGGCGCAGGCCCTCCAGCAGGGCATCGAGCGCGCCGGCATCAAGGTCACCCTGAAGCCGGAGGATCAGACGTCCTTCTACTCCGACGCGACCGCCACCTCGGCGAACTACGACCTCGCCCTGTACAGCTGGCAGCCCGACTTCCCGAGCGCCAACGCGAACATCCAGCCGCTCTTCGCGTCGAGCGAGATCGGCTCCGGCGGCAACAACGTCTCGCACTACTCGAACCCCGAGGTCGACGCGCTGATCGCCAAGGCGTCGGCGACCGTCGACCAGGCGGCGGCGCAGAAGCTGTGGGCCCAGGCCGACAAGCTCATCCTGCAGGATGCCCCCGTCGTCCCGCTGACCTACGCGAAGCAGTCGTTCCTCCACGGCTCGAACGTGCAGAACTTCTTCATCGCGTCGTTCCCGGCCTACCCGAACTACCTCACGCTCTCGCTGTCGAAGTGA
- the proP gene encoding glycine betaine/L-proline transporter ProP: MSDQLPRSTPSKIRTTRQGRRQLTTGDVTVVEEPLLKRAVAAAALGNGMEWFDFGVFAYLTTTLARVFYPDLDPTLSVILTFATFTAAFIVRPIGGAFFGPLGDRIGRQKVLAVTMIMMAAGTFAIGLLPDFSTIGVWAPLLLLLARLVQGFSTGGEYGGAATFIAEYSPDRRRGFMGSWLEFGTLGGYVLGASLVTVLQVAMPEDALLGWGWRIPFLVAGPLGLVGLYLRLKLEETPAFQRQQEEASQREAVKTPVLRLFAENWRALIVCIGLVLVFNVTDYMLLSYMPTYLTTTLGRDATNGLVLIIVVMVLMMAVIGLGGRLSDRFGRRPVLFAGCLGFLVLSWPALKLVQTDSTVLVFVGLLLLGLVLVTFTSTMPSTLPALFPTIIRYGALAIAFNVSVSLFGGTTPLVTESLVAWADRQGFPWANDIPAFYLMIAAVIGLVAVWFTKETANTPLLGSGPSVATDEEAEALVAAYADESSEVARSEWAVEFAQSGPIDIVRPASPPVVDEAVSRTAH, encoded by the coding sequence ATGAGTGATCAGCTACCCCGTTCCACCCCGTCGAAGATCCGCACGACCAGGCAAGGGCGCCGGCAGCTGACCACAGGAGACGTCACGGTCGTGGAGGAGCCGCTGCTGAAGCGGGCCGTCGCGGCCGCCGCCCTCGGAAACGGGATGGAGTGGTTCGATTTCGGCGTCTTCGCGTACCTGACGACGACGCTCGCGAGGGTCTTCTACCCGGACCTCGATCCGACGCTGAGCGTCATCCTCACCTTCGCGACCTTCACCGCCGCGTTCATCGTGCGTCCGATCGGCGGTGCCTTCTTCGGCCCCCTGGGCGACCGGATCGGGCGGCAGAAGGTGCTGGCCGTGACGATGATCATGATGGCGGCGGGCACCTTCGCCATCGGGCTCCTGCCGGACTTCTCGACGATCGGGGTGTGGGCACCGCTGCTCCTGCTGCTCGCGCGTCTCGTCCAGGGCTTCTCGACGGGTGGCGAGTACGGGGGCGCCGCGACCTTCATCGCCGAGTACTCCCCGGATCGGCGCCGCGGCTTCATGGGGTCGTGGCTCGAGTTCGGGACCCTCGGCGGTTACGTCCTCGGCGCCTCGCTCGTCACGGTGCTGCAGGTCGCCATGCCGGAGGACGCCCTCCTCGGCTGGGGCTGGCGCATCCCGTTCCTCGTCGCCGGGCCGCTGGGCCTCGTCGGGCTCTACCTCCGCCTCAAGCTGGAGGAGACGCCGGCCTTCCAGCGGCAGCAGGAGGAGGCGTCGCAGCGCGAGGCCGTCAAGACGCCCGTGCTGCGCCTGTTCGCCGAGAACTGGCGCGCGCTCATCGTCTGCATCGGTCTCGTGCTCGTCTTCAACGTCACCGACTACATGCTGCTGTCGTACATGCCGACGTACCTCACGACCACTCTGGGCCGCGACGCGACCAACGGGCTCGTCCTGATCATCGTCGTGATGGTGCTGATGATGGCCGTCATCGGGCTCGGCGGACGCCTCTCCGACCGCTTCGGTCGACGCCCCGTGCTGTTCGCCGGTTGCCTCGGGTTCCTCGTGCTGTCGTGGCCCGCGCTCAAGCTGGTGCAGACGGACTCGACGGTGCTCGTGTTCGTGGGGCTGCTCCTGCTCGGCCTCGTGCTCGTGACGTTCACGTCGACGATGCCCTCCACCCTGCCGGCGCTTTTCCCGACGATCATCCGCTACGGGGCGCTCGCGATCGCGTTCAACGTCTCCGTGTCGCTGTTCGGCGGGACCACGCCGCTCGTGACCGAGTCGCTGGTCGCGTGGGCGGATCGACAGGGCTTCCCCTGGGCGAACGACATCCCCGCGTTCTACCTGATGATCGCGGCGGTGATCGGGCTGGTGGCCGTGTGGTTCACCAAGGAGACGGCGAACACGCCGCTGCTCGGATCCGGCCCGTCCGTCGCCACGGACGAGGAGGCCGAGGCCCTCGTCGCGGCGTACGCCGACGAGTCGAGCGAGGTCGCGCGGTCGGAGTGGGCCGTCGAGTTCGCGCAGTCGGGGCCGATCGACATCGTGCGCCCCGCTTCGCCGCCCGTGGTCGATGAGGCGGTGTCGCGGACGGCGCACTGA
- a CDS encoding dipeptide ABC transporter ATP-binding protein: MTGRGREDDGSNGVAGVGRIVVERLSVAFDGAAAVRDVSFELARGECVALVGESGSGKSVTARALLGLTGGDVTADELSLDGRTLLGLGERAWRRLRGPRIGLVLQDALVSLDPLRPIGREIDDSLRLHTRLSAAERRRRVLEVLDEVGMPEAERRRSQRSGELSGGLRQRALIAAALALDPDVVIADEPTTALDAQVQRQVVDRLAALRDAGTAVLAISHDLGAVRRLADRVVVLRDGEVVEQGPVEQILDAPRHEYTRSLVAALPAGKPRGTRLSPGGSRPGVGDGVGDGVGDGVGVGDGVGVGDGVGERGLSGPTSPARAASDREDRVLPRVLLRATGLVRRFGDRAAVDDVSLELRAGETLGLVGASGSGKTTTARILLGLDTPDEGSVELLGEAWNPLSEHERRARRAALGAIYQDALSSFDPRFTVGRILADALTAGRSTRTGPVRARVETLLGEVGLAASLADRSPASLSGGQRQRVAIARALAPEPLVLVCDEPVSSLDVTVQAQVLDLLDELQESRGLALLFISHDLEVIRHVSDHVAVMHEARVVEQAPTEQLFAAPEHPYTRSLLAAR, encoded by the coding sequence GTGACGGGGCGCGGGCGCGAGGACGACGGCTCGAACGGCGTCGCCGGGGTCGGCCGGATCGTCGTCGAGCGGCTGTCGGTCGCTTTCGACGGGGCGGCGGCCGTCCGCGACGTATCGTTCGAGCTCGCGCGCGGCGAGTGCGTCGCCCTGGTCGGCGAGTCCGGCTCCGGCAAGAGCGTCACGGCTCGCGCGCTCCTCGGTCTGACGGGCGGTGACGTCACCGCCGACGAGCTCTCGCTCGACGGGCGGACGCTCCTCGGGCTCGGCGAGCGCGCCTGGCGCCGGCTGCGCGGACCCCGCATCGGGCTCGTGCTGCAGGACGCTCTGGTCTCGCTCGACCCCCTCCGACCGATCGGACGCGAGATCGACGACTCGCTCCGCCTCCACACGCGCCTCTCCGCGGCCGAGCGTCGGAGGCGCGTCCTCGAGGTCCTCGACGAGGTCGGCATGCCCGAGGCGGAGAGGCGTCGCTCGCAGCGCTCCGGTGAGCTGTCGGGCGGCCTCCGCCAGCGGGCCCTCATCGCCGCCGCTCTCGCGCTCGACCCCGACGTGGTGATCGCCGACGAGCCGACGACGGCCCTCGACGCCCAGGTGCAGCGGCAGGTCGTCGACCGGCTCGCCGCCCTGCGCGACGCCGGGACCGCGGTCCTCGCGATCAGCCACGACCTCGGCGCCGTCCGCCGGCTCGCCGATCGCGTCGTCGTCCTGCGCGACGGCGAGGTGGTGGAGCAGGGGCCGGTCGAGCAGATCCTCGACGCGCCGCGGCACGAGTACACGCGCAGCCTGGTCGCGGCGCTCCCGGCCGGGAAGCCGCGGGGCACGCGCCTGTCCCCGGGCGGGTCTCGGCCCGGCGTCGGTGACGGAGTCGGTGACGGAGTCGGTGACGGCGTCGGAGTCGGTGACGGCGTCGGAGTCGGTGACGGCGTCGGAGAACGCGGTCTTTCCGGTCCGACGAGTCCCGCGAGAGCCGCCTCCGACCGAGAAGACCGCGTTCTCCCCCGGGTCCTCCTCCGTGCGACGGGCCTCGTGCGGCGCTTCGGCGACCGCGCCGCGGTCGACGACGTCTCGCTGGAACTCCGCGCCGGGGAGACCCTCGGGCTGGTCGGCGCGTCCGGTTCCGGGAAGACGACGACGGCGCGCATCCTGCTGGGCCTCGACACGCCCGACGAGGGATCGGTCGAGCTGCTGGGCGAAGCGTGGAACCCGCTTTCGGAACACGAGCGCCGCGCGCGCCGGGCCGCTCTCGGGGCGATCTACCAGGACGCCCTCAGCTCCTTCGATCCCCGATTCACGGTGGGCAGGATCCTGGCCGACGCCCTCACGGCCGGGCGCAGCACCCGGACCGGTCCCGTCCGCGCCCGCGTCGAGACGCTGCTCGGCGAGGTGGGACTCGCGGCCTCGCTCGCCGACCGCTCCCCCGCCTCCCTCTCCGGCGGGCAGCGTCAGCGCGTCGCGATCGCGCGGGCTCTCGCTCCTGAGCCGCTCGTGCTCGTCTGCGACGAGCCGGTGTCGTCCCTCGACGTGACCGTGCAGGCGCAGGTGCTGGACCTCCTCGACGAGCTGCAGGAGTCGCGCGGCCTCGCCCTGCTGTTCATCTCGCACGACCTCGAGGTGATCCGGCACGTGAGCGACCACGTCGCCGTGATGCACGAGGCGCGTGTCGTCGAGCAGGCGCCGACGGAGCAGCTCTTCGCCGCGCCCGAGCACCCTTACACGCGGTCGCTCCTCGCGGCGCGCTGA
- a CDS encoding ABC transporter permease, whose product MPELPRTLGRPGPGRRRRLTVVEGAAVAVLAVVVLAALAPGLLAPGDPLAISPADAFRAPSLAHPFGTDDSGRDLLARVVHGTGASLLIGVAATAIGVGLGLLLGIAAGVGRRATDLAVGRLLEVMFALPGLLLALVIIAFVGPGPLPATIAVGLATAPGYARIFRTQIRCVRASEMVEAARVLGRSPLTILTRHILPNALAPVVVLATLGVGQAVVWASSLSYLGLGSPPPAPEWGAMLEAGRTYLAVAWWMTVFPGLAIVLTASATTVIGRRLARRGGAR is encoded by the coding sequence CTGCCCGAGCTCCCGCGCACCCTCGGTCGCCCCGGCCCCGGCCGCCGGCGTCGACTCACGGTCGTGGAGGGCGCCGCTGTGGCCGTGCTCGCCGTGGTCGTTCTCGCGGCGCTGGCGCCGGGGCTCCTGGCGCCCGGGGATCCCCTCGCGATCTCGCCCGCCGACGCGTTCCGGGCGCCGTCGCTCGCCCACCCGTTCGGGACGGACGACTCCGGCCGCGACCTGCTCGCGCGGGTCGTGCACGGGACGGGGGCGTCGCTTCTGATCGGAGTCGCCGCCACCGCGATCGGCGTCGGACTGGGGCTCCTGCTCGGAATCGCCGCGGGGGTCGGCCGCCGGGCGACCGACCTCGCCGTCGGGAGACTCCTCGAGGTGATGTTCGCGCTACCGGGGCTCCTCCTCGCCCTCGTCATCATCGCGTTCGTCGGCCCGGGACCGCTGCCCGCCACGATCGCCGTCGGACTCGCCACGGCGCCCGGCTACGCGCGGATCTTCCGCACTCAGATCCGATGCGTGAGGGCCTCCGAGATGGTCGAGGCGGCGCGCGTGCTGGGGCGGTCGCCGCTGACGATCCTGACCCGTCACATCCTGCCGAACGCGCTCGCGCCCGTCGTCGTGCTCGCGACCCTCGGGGTCGGCCAGGCCGTCGTCTGGGCGTCGTCGCTCAGCTACCTCGGACTCGGCTCGCCGCCGCCCGCTCCCGAGTGGGGCGCGATGCTCGAGGCAGGGCGGACCTATCTCGCCGTGGCGTGGTGGATGACGGTGTTCCCGGGGCTCGCCATCGTGCTGACGGCGTCGGCGACGACGGTGATCGGGCGACGGCTCGCCCGGCGCGGAGGTGCGCGGTGA
- a CDS encoding ABC transporter permease yields the protein MIRAALVWLVTRLAGAALVLWAVATLIFFAIRLVPGDPAEAILGGPGSQASAEALALVRRQYGLDQPLAVQYVDQLGRLVRGDLGTSYSLKQSVASVLRAQVPPTFLLALLALVVAWILAVAVAWWSAGGGRAANTVAAGLEVVASAVPHFLLASVLIIVFSTQLGLLPPVSTGTPAGLVLPVVTLAVPVAGFLGQVTRDSLLDASSAPFALSARARGESSSGVFARHLLRHAALPGLALSGWAFGSLLSGAIVVESVFARPGLGRTLLDAVTLRDIPLVTGVALLSALAYVVVTALGDLAEKIVDPRGRTA from the coding sequence GTGATCAGGGCCGCTCTCGTCTGGCTGGTCACCCGGCTCGCGGGAGCGGCGCTGGTCCTCTGGGCGGTCGCGACGCTCATCTTCTTCGCCATCCGGCTCGTGCCCGGCGACCCGGCCGAGGCGATCCTCGGCGGACCCGGATCGCAGGCGTCGGCCGAGGCGCTCGCCCTCGTGCGCCGTCAGTACGGGCTCGATCAGCCGCTCGCCGTCCAGTACGTCGACCAGCTCGGCCGGCTCGTCCGGGGCGATCTCGGCACCTCGTACTCGCTCAAGCAGAGCGTGGCGAGCGTCCTCCGGGCCCAGGTGCCGCCCACCTTCCTGCTCGCCCTGCTCGCCCTCGTCGTCGCCTGGATCCTGGCCGTCGCCGTCGCGTGGTGGAGCGCCGGAGGCGGACGCGCGGCGAACACCGTGGCCGCGGGCCTCGAGGTGGTCGCCTCCGCCGTGCCGCACTTCCTGCTCGCGAGCGTCCTCATCATCGTCTTCTCGACCCAGCTCGGTCTCCTGCCACCGGTGAGCACCGGAACCCCGGCCGGCCTCGTGCTGCCGGTCGTGACCCTCGCGGTGCCCGTCGCCGGGTTCCTCGGGCAGGTGACCCGCGACTCCCTGCTGGATGCCTCGTCGGCGCCGTTCGCCCTGTCGGCACGGGCACGCGGCGAGAGCTCGTCGGGGGTGTTCGCCCGCCATCTCCTGCGGCACGCGGCCCTGCCCGGGCTCGCCCTGTCGGGCTGGGCGTTCGGCTCGCTGCTGAGCGGCGCGATCGTGGTGGAGTCGGTGTTCGCCCGACCCGGCCTCGGCCGCACCCTCCTCGACGCCGTCACTCTGCGCGACATCCCGCTCGTCACCGGCGTCGCGCTCCTCTCCGCCCTGGCCTACGTCGTCGTCACCGCGCTCGGGGACCTCGCCGAGAAGATCGTCGACCCGAGGGGGCGGACCGCGTGA
- a CDS encoding ABC transporter substrate-binding protein, whose amino-acid sequence MRTPLLPLLAVTAASALVLTGCTSGANPSASSTPVAGGTLTYASGDAEPTCLDPHVGGNYPQALVATQYLEELVSKNSAGDIIPWLATSWKASDDGLSWTFTLKKGVTFTDGTPFDAAAVVANIKHVQDPSTLSSTGYLALGKVKSATAVDATTVTLGLSSPDSSLLDSLSQPWLAMESPTALKRTQAVNCESPVGTGPFKVTKWVKQQAITLVRNDSYTSPPKDAAHTGKAYLSQITWRFIPDSATRYAALQAGDVDVIDNAQPDTLVAAAKSSQITAIDAPRPGASDRLELNSAQAPFDDEKVRQAFITGVDVNAGITSLFFGTAKRSYSLLSSVEKDGYSAPSLFTVDTAKANTLLDEAGWTSRDSAGYRVKDGKRLTVRFPVSTNQSIPAERSLFEQIQANAKNLGFDVEISQLDLSSWYGALAAHKYEIVSAPYTKVGPGVLGILYDSASITPAPSGYFANNAQVDSKQLDTLLAKAGAESNATLRKDLYQQAQKLVLDGYYVLPLYDQQNHFLSRTSVHGLRALPTVSTPTLYDTWLQK is encoded by the coding sequence GTGCGCACCCCGCTCCTGCCCCTCCTCGCCGTCACCGCCGCCAGCGCCCTCGTCCTCACCGGATGCACGAGCGGTGCGAACCCCTCTGCGTCGAGCACCCCGGTCGCCGGAGGAACCCTGACGTACGCGTCGGGCGACGCGGAGCCCACCTGCCTCGACCCGCACGTCGGAGGCAACTACCCGCAGGCCCTCGTCGCGACGCAGTACCTCGAGGAGCTCGTGTCGAAGAACTCCGCCGGCGACATCATCCCCTGGCTCGCCACGTCGTGGAAAGCCTCCGACGACGGCCTGAGCTGGACCTTCACCCTCAAGAAGGGCGTCACCTTCACCGACGGCACCCCCTTCGACGCCGCCGCGGTCGTGGCGAACATCAAGCACGTGCAGGATCCCTCGACTCTCTCGTCGACCGGGTACCTCGCCCTCGGCAAGGTCAAGAGCGCGACGGCCGTCGACGCCACCACGGTGACGCTCGGCCTGTCGAGCCCCGACAGCTCGCTCCTCGACTCCCTGTCGCAGCCCTGGCTCGCCATGGAGTCACCCACGGCGCTGAAGCGCACGCAGGCGGTCAACTGCGAGTCGCCCGTCGGCACCGGTCCTTTCAAAGTCACGAAGTGGGTCAAGCAGCAGGCGATCACCCTGGTGCGGAACGATTCATACACCTCGCCCCCGAAGGACGCCGCACACACCGGCAAGGCCTATCTGTCGCAGATCACCTGGCGGTTCATCCCCGATTCCGCGACGCGCTACGCGGCCCTCCAGGCCGGAGACGTGGACGTGATCGACAACGCGCAGCCCGACACGCTCGTCGCCGCCGCGAAGAGTTCCCAGATCACGGCGATCGACGCGCCCCGCCCCGGCGCCTCCGACCGCCTCGAGCTCAACTCCGCTCAGGCTCCGTTCGACGACGAGAAGGTCCGCCAGGCGTTCATCACGGGTGTCGACGTGAACGCCGGCATCACGAGCCTCTTCTTCGGCACCGCCAAGCGCTCCTACTCGCTCCTCTCCAGCGTCGAGAAGGACGGCTACTCCGCCCCCTCGCTCTTCACCGTCGACACCGCCAAGGCGAACACCCTCCTCGACGAGGCGGGCTGGACGAGCCGCGACTCGGCCGGCTACCGGGTGAAGGACGGCAAGCGCCTGACCGTCCGGTTCCCCGTGTCGACGAACCAGTCGATCCCCGCCGAGAGGTCGCTCTTCGAGCAGATCCAGGCCAACGCGAAGAACCTCGGTTTCGACGTCGAGATCAGCCAGCTCGACCTGTCCAGCTGGTACGGCGCCCTCGCGGCGCACAAGTACGAGATCGTGAGCGCCCCCTACACGAAGGTCGGCCCGGGCGTCCTCGGGATCCTCTACGACTCCGCCAGCATCACGCCCGCTCCGAGCGGCTACTTCGCCAACAACGCGCAGGTCGACTCGAAGCAGCTCGACACGCTGCTCGCGAAGGCAGGAGCCGAGAGCAACGCCACCCTGCGCAAGGATCTCTACCAGCAGGCCCAGAAGCTCGTGCTCGACGGCTACTACGTCCTGCCGCTCTACGACCAGCAGAACCACTTCCTCTCCCGGACGAGCGTGCACGGGCTCCGCGCCCTGCCGACGGTCTCGACCCCGACGCTCTACGACACCTGGCTCCAGAAGTGA
- a CDS encoding TetR/AcrR family transcriptional regulator translates to MTSTSRAGRPRRSSAEMLADAASELFLENGYAGTTVDQIAQRAGVSRATFFNYFHGKADLLWLDLDRSLVGLASALREAAALADVAAVAAALVAVARSHDDARVPWALSQGEAMRLGDDLTASGAARFVAQHQTVAAYVAERRGERQDALGPQVVSAALLAAAGAATVAWARAGIGRGPLAPFVERAVDPVARGLADTSF, encoded by the coding sequence GTGACATCCACTTCCCGCGCCGGCCGGCCTCGCCGCTCCTCCGCCGAGATGCTCGCCGACGCCGCGTCGGAGCTCTTCCTCGAGAACGGCTACGCGGGCACGACGGTCGACCAGATCGCCCAGCGCGCCGGCGTCAGCCGGGCCACCTTCTTCAACTACTTCCATGGCAAGGCCGACCTCCTCTGGCTCGATCTGGACAGGAGCCTCGTCGGTCTCGCGAGCGCCCTCCGCGAGGCCGCCGCGCTCGCCGACGTCGCCGCGGTGGCGGCGGCCCTCGTGGCGGTCGCGCGCTCGCACGACGACGCTCGGGTGCCGTGGGCGCTGTCGCAGGGCGAGGCGATGCGCCTGGGGGACGACCTGACCGCATCCGGCGCGGCCCGCTTCGTGGCCCAGCACCAGACGGTCGCCGCCTACGTCGCCGAGCGCCGCGGCGAGCGGCAGGATGCGCTCGGCCCCCAGGTCGTGTCGGCCGCGCTCCTCGCCGCGGCCGGTGCCGCGACGGTCGCCTGGGCCCGCGCCGGCATCGGTCGGGGCCCCCTCGCCCCCTTCGTGGAGCGTGCCGTCGACCCCGTCGCCCGGGGTCTCGCCGACACGTCGTTCTGA
- a CDS encoding cation diffusion facilitator family transporter, whose protein sequence is MTTADSATGAPTDSAKTETAKPESALTVIVAFTANFLIAIAKTVAAVLTGSASMVAESAHSWADTGNEVFLFIADRRGARVRDRDHPLGYGKETYVWSMFAAFGLFTVGAVVSTYHGFQQLTESEPETDYLINYIVLAIAFVLEGTSFLQALRQARGTAKTRRIPVVRHVLSSSNSTLRAVFAEDAAALIGLVIAFLGILLHQLTGLAAFDAVGSILVGILLGLVALVLIDRNRRFLIGESPTDEVESTVLRRLLERPDIARVTYLHTEFVGPSRLYLVAAVDMIGNDDEEHVAVALRRVERELEEHDIVEEAVLTLSTPDEKSIVPTTKDALPGSVS, encoded by the coding sequence ATGACGACAGCCGACTCCGCGACCGGAGCCCCGACCGACAGCGCCAAGACCGAGACCGCCAAGCCCGAGAGCGCCCTCACCGTGATCGTCGCCTTCACGGCGAACTTCCTCATCGCGATCGCCAAGACGGTGGCGGCGGTGCTGACCGGCTCGGCGTCGATGGTCGCCGAGTCGGCGCACTCCTGGGCCGACACCGGCAACGAGGTGTTCCTCTTCATCGCCGACCGCCGCGGCGCGCGCGTCCGCGACCGCGACCACCCGCTCGGCTACGGCAAGGAGACCTACGTCTGGTCGATGTTCGCCGCGTTCGGCCTCTTCACCGTCGGCGCCGTCGTGTCGACCTACCACGGGTTCCAGCAGCTCACCGAGTCGGAGCCCGAGACCGACTACCTCATCAACTACATCGTCCTCGCGATCGCTTTCGTGCTCGAGGGCACGTCGTTCCTCCAGGCGCTGCGGCAGGCGCGCGGAACCGCCAAGACGCGCAGGATCCCCGTGGTCCGGCACGTGCTCAGCTCGTCGAACTCGACGCTGCGGGCGGTCTTCGCGGAGGACGCCGCGGCACTGATCGGCCTGGTCATCGCGTTCCTGGGCATCCTGCTGCACCAGCTCACGGGCCTCGCGGCCTTCGACGCCGTCGGATCGATCCTGGTGGGCATCCTGCTGGGCCTGGTCGCCCTCGTGCTGATCGATCGCAACCGGCGCTTCCTGATCGGCGAGAGCCCGACCGACGAGGTCGAGTCGACCGTCCTCCGTCGTCTCCTGGAGCGGCCCGACATCGCGCGTGTCACCTACCTCCACACCGAGTTCGTCGGGCCGAGCCGTCTCTACCTGGTCGCCGCCGTCGACATGATCGGCAACGACGACGAGGAGCACGTCGCCGTGGCGCTCCGCCGCGTCGAGCGCGAGTTGGAGGAGCACGACATCGTCGAGGAGGCCGTCCTGACCCTGTCGACCCCGGACGAGAAGAGCATCGTGCCGACGACGAAGGACGCCCTGCCGGGTTCGGTGTCGTGA